AATTATCCATTTGGTATTTCATATCCATTCCCGGGCGATGAGAAGTATGGGTCTTTATTTTTTTTCCGGTTACCTTCTGCACTTTCTCAATAAGTTCCTTCGCGGTAAATCCGTCATTCAACGTTACGTTGAATACCCCGAGTCCTTTTTCAAGGATGAGGTCGACCGCCGGCGGAATGTTTTTTATGTAGATATATTCGCGATATCCCTTCCCTTCCTCGTGAAGCGGGATGGAATATCCTTCTTCAATACTTTTTTTTATGGCAGCCATGATTTTTGTGCTGTCCTGACGGGGTCCAAAAACATTGCAGAAACGTGTTTCGGCGGTTTTATTCTTAAGAGTCGGGTAGGTATTTTCGTAGGAAACCCGTATGAGAGAGCCTGTGGCTTTGGCACACGAATAAGGGTTTTTGGGAAGTATGATTTCGTCTTCGCGCATACGGTGTTCACATTCTCCATACACCTCATCGGTAGAAACATACAAAATCTTTTTAAGGTGTGGAAGGTTGCGGCACGCTTCAAATACATGCAAGGTGCTCAAAATATTTTTACGCAGTGTTCGATACGGTTCGCGAATTGAGTAGTCGACATCGGTAACAGATGAGGCATGAATGATATAGTCGGGTTTTTCCGTGAGAATAATGCCAACGACTTTTGGGTCAGCCATGTGGTAATGGTAATGCGTAAAAGAACCGTCAATGATTTCCGGGCGGCTTCCTTCGGAAAGATTGTCAATCACTACAACCTCCCAGCCTTTCCCAACAAAATATTCCGTAACATGAGAAAAAATAAAACCAAGCCCGCCAGTGATGAGAATTTTTGGTGTTTTTCCCTTTTTGCCGCCGAAGGTTCGCAGTAATTGAAGTATTTTCGCCTGAATAGTTCGTATTAAGGTAACAATCATAATTTTTGGAATATAACGTATTTTTTACAAGATTGCAAAAGAAATACCGGTTATGCTAAGGCATTAAAAGCGCTGAGATGTCTTGTGCAAGGCGTGAAAGCGTGTGGTGTGAAAGCACGTATGCTCTCCCCTTCTTTCTTATTTCTTCATACTCGCCGGAATCTCCGTTCTGGAGAACAGATTCCAAAATAGAAGCAAGTGAAACCGCATCATCCTGTTTGACCAGGGTTTTTTGAAACACCGCGTCGGAAATGAAATTGTTCGAAAACACCGTTAATGACTCACAGGCCATCGCTTCCAATATTGTCTTGTCAAAGCTTCCTGTAGGCGTCAAATTTACAAATATACCGTAAGTATTGAATATGTCGGGAACTTTGCTGTTGGGAATACCCTCATGAAATTCCAACTTGTTTTTTGAGAGAAGTACTTTTCCTTGTTTCCGTAACTGTTCGCTATACGCCGCATCACGCTTAGGGGTATCGCCATAAATTGCGGCCTTGAAATCTATCCCCCTTTCATCAAGAAGAACGAGTGCCGAAATGAGCACGTCTATTTTCTTAACCGGAGATATTCTGCCCAAAGAAAGAATAGCTTGGTTGTTCTTTTGTATTGAAGGATTTTTTTTGAAGACTTCCTCATCAATACCGACCGGCATGATTTTTGTTTTTTTGAAGCGCACGGTATAGGAAGATTTGGAGGTACAACAAACCGCATTGGAGAGAAATACCGCCATATCTGTAAGAAAATTACCTTGCGAATGATTCCTCCAAAGAATTATTTTCTTTCCCATCAGTTTCCACAGTTTCCATCCGAGTAATACATATTCCTGATTCATGTGCACAAATACCGCGTCATAGTTTTTCCTTTCTAAAATAATGTATTTGTAAAAATTAAATATGTACTTGAACTTTGATTTTCCTTTTTCTTTTCCAAGAGAAAATACTCTGGTATTTTCCGGAAGACTGTGTTCCCCTTCCTGCAAACACACAACTGTCAATTGCTCAGAGTGTTTGGAAAATTCTTCTATCCATCGGTGGAAAAAGCCGAGCATGCTGTCGTTCTTATCTACCTTTTGTGTCAAAATTAAAAGCTTCATATAAGTGTTTTTTTCCACGCTTCCGCCCATTCCTCTTTCGAAAGAAGCTGGAGTGTGAGCTTCCCGTGTGCATTTGAACTTAGTGTGTCAATAATAGTTTCGGCAAGTTTCTCTCGCGGAACAACGATGGC
This bacterium DNA region includes the following protein-coding sequences:
- a CDS encoding GDP-mannose 4,6-dehydratase, whose amino-acid sequence is MIVTLIRTIQAKILQLLRTFGGKKGKTPKILITGGLGFIFSHVTEYFVGKGWEVVVIDNLSEGSRPEIIDGSFTHYHYHMADPKVVGIILTEKPDYIIHASSVTDVDYSIREPYRTLRKNILSTLHVFEACRNLPHLKKILYVSTDEVYGECEHRMREDEIILPKNPYSCAKATGSLIRVSYENTYPTLKNKTAETRFCNVFGPRQDSTKIMAAIKKSIEEGYSIPLHEEGKGYREYIYIKNIPPAVDLILEKGLGVFNVTLNDGFTAKELIEKVQKVTGKKIKTHTSHRPGMDMKYQMDNSRIKMLGWKPLYSFEEGLQEYLLP
- a CDS encoding glycosyltransferase family 4 protein, producing MKLLILTQKVDKNDSMLGFFHRWIEEFSKHSEQLTVVCLQEGEHSLPENTRVFSLGKEKGKSKFKYIFNFYKYIILERKNYDAVFVHMNQEYVLLGWKLWKLMGKKIILWRNHSQGNFLTDMAVFLSNAVCCTSKSSYTVRFKKTKIMPVGIDEEVFKKNPSIQKNNQAILSLGRISPVKKIDVLISALVLLDERGIDFKAAIYGDTPKRDAAYSEQLRKQGKVLLSKNKLEFHEGIPNSKVPDIFNTYGIFVNLTPTGSFDKTILEAMACESLTVFSNNFISDAVFQKTLVKQDDAVSLASILESVLQNGDSGEYEEIRKKGRAYVLSHHTLSRLAQDISALLMP